The Flavobacterium sp. 1 genome contains the following window.
ATAAAAAATACCTTTGAAAAAAATTTAAAAATGTCACACACACTTGTTCATATTCTAAATAATGATTGCCCGCATTGCCTTGAGGGAAAAGTATTTAACGAAAAAAATATCTTCTTCAATATTGGCTTTCCAAAGATGAATCCATATTGTCCTCATTGCCAATTCAAATTCGAGAAAGAGCCTGGGTATTTCTTTGGCGCCATGTATGTAAACTATGGCTTAACCGTAGCGCAGGGAATTGCCACTTATTTAATTGCACATCAATTTTTTACTGAAACTTTCGACTTAAGAATCATTGCAATTATTACTACTGTCATTGTATTGATGGCTTCTTTCAACATTCGTCTTTCCCGATTGTTATGGATCTATATGTTTAAAAATTATTCTATTTAGAATTGGCATAAAGTAAAATACTTAACTTAGAGCTTCCAAGTTACTTTCTTTACTTTATTCTCAAAGCAAAAATAAATGAAATTAATACTCAAAAACATTGCGCAGCATGTAACACTCACGACACAGGAACAGGAACTTTTCTTGTCTAAAACAGAAACACAGCAATACAAAGCTAAAACTGTTTTGCTTAATGCAGGCGAAATCTGCAGACAGTCTTATTTTGTAAATTCGGGCGTACTGCGGAGTTTCAACATCAACGATAATATTGTAGAACACGTTTTGAGTTTTGCGACAAGCGGCTGGTGGATAAGTGATATGTACAGTCTGCTTTCGCAAAAACCGGGAAACCTTTTTATTCAAGTCATAGAAGATGCAGAAGTAGTGATATTATCCAAAGAGAATCAAGAAATTCTGTATAAAGAAATACCGCAGCTTGAACGTTTCTTTAGGATTTTAACTGAAAATTCATTGGTGGCAAACCAGCAACG
Protein-coding sequences here:
- a CDS encoding DUF983 domain-containing protein, translated to MSHTLVHILNNDCPHCLEGKVFNEKNIFFNIGFPKMNPYCPHCQFKFEKEPGYFFGAMYVNYGLTVAQGIATYLIAHQFFTETFDLRIIAIITTVIVLMASFNIRLSRLLWIYMFKNYSI
- a CDS encoding Crp/Fnr family transcriptional regulator encodes the protein MKLILKNIAQHVTLTTQEQELFLSKTETQQYKAKTVLLNAGEICRQSYFVNSGVLRSFNINDNIVEHVLSFATSGWWISDMYSLLSQKPGNLFIQVIEDAEVVILSKENQEILYKEIPQLERFFRILTENSLVANQQRLMDNLSLTAEERFEKFCKKYTNLIYSVPQKQIASYLGVTPEFFSKMKSKMLRK